In Nonomuraea muscovyensis, one genomic interval encodes:
- a CDS encoding hydroxyacid dehydrogenase, whose product MRRPSALLVMDPAYYSVQFQEPQLRRLHELVELTDPIVTNDLDTPHVRSRLREVEVLITSWGCPQLTTERLADAPLLRAIFHCAGTVRTFVTEEVWRREILVTNAADANAVPVAEFTLAAVILAGKKAPFLAQDARRHRDDWSYVSRRGELTNRGRTIGVVGFSRTGRRVVERLRALEVDILVADPYADPDEVSAAGARLVTLTDLLPLCDVLTLHVPSLPSTRHLIGAAELALLRDGATVINTARGAVLDTAALERECVRGRLDAILDVTDPEPLPATSPLYDLPNVMITPHVAGSLGSETRRMSESALDELERYLTGRPPLAAVTADEFTVSA is encoded by the coding sequence GTGAGACGACCATCTGCCCTGCTCGTGATGGACCCCGCGTACTACAGCGTGCAGTTCCAGGAGCCGCAGCTGCGCCGGTTGCACGAGCTCGTCGAGCTCACCGATCCGATCGTCACGAACGATCTCGACACGCCGCACGTGCGCAGCCGGCTGCGTGAGGTCGAGGTGCTGATCACCTCGTGGGGCTGCCCCCAGCTCACGACCGAGCGGCTGGCCGACGCGCCGCTGCTGCGGGCGATCTTCCACTGCGCCGGCACGGTGCGCACGTTCGTCACCGAGGAGGTCTGGCGGCGGGAGATCCTCGTCACCAACGCCGCCGACGCGAACGCCGTCCCGGTGGCCGAGTTCACCCTCGCCGCGGTCATCCTCGCCGGCAAGAAGGCGCCGTTCCTCGCCCAGGACGCCCGCAGGCACCGCGACGACTGGTCGTACGTGTCCCGGCGCGGCGAGCTGACCAACCGCGGGCGCACGATCGGCGTCGTCGGTTTCTCCCGGACGGGCCGCCGCGTCGTCGAGCGGCTGCGCGCGCTGGAGGTGGATATCCTGGTCGCGGACCCGTACGCCGACCCTGACGAGGTGAGCGCGGCGGGCGCCCGCCTGGTCACGCTGACCGACCTGCTGCCGCTGTGCGACGTGCTGACCCTGCACGTGCCTTCGCTGCCGTCCACCCGCCACCTCATCGGGGCGGCGGAGCTGGCCCTGCTGCGCGACGGCGCGACCGTCATCAACACCGCGCGCGGCGCCGTCCTCGACACCGCCGCCCTGGAGCGGGAGTGCGTCCGCGGGCGGCTCGACGCGATCCTCGACGTCACCGACCCCGAACCGCTGCCCGCCACCTCACCCCTGTACGACCTGCCCAACGTCATGATCACCCCCCACGTCGCCGGATCTCTCGGATCGGAGACCCGGCGGATGAGTGAGAGCGCGCTCGACGAGCTCGAACGCTACCTGACCGGCCGGCCGCCCCTCGCGGCCGTGACCGCCGACGAGTTCACGGTGAGCGCCTGA
- a CDS encoding ABC transporter substrate-binding protein yields the protein MRRHLAKAMAAAAALSLAVTACGSSEPEAGASGDGGGSTLTVTVWNLAKTPEFKALFDAFEQANPGVKVQPVDILADDYAEKVTTMLAGGDKTDVITMKNVTDYSRYSSRGQLAEITDLAKSGDTANLAGLDAFNVAEKYYALPYRQDFWLLYYNKKYFEQAGVKAPEALTWDEYGKIAQQLTKSEGGKKVYGTYHHTWRSVVQAIAAAQTGGDQLSGDYSFFNDQYAVALGLQKAGAAIDFGTAMAQKSDYRTMFETGATAMMPMGTWYISGILEAKKAGKTDVDWALAPMPQRPGGSGVTTFGSPTAFAVNKRSENADLAKKFVQFAAGKAGAEAISKVGVVPALQSPEITEAYFKNEGMPTDEVSKKAFAPDKVNLEMPVSENTSDIDTILKEEHELIMVGDKAPADGIRSMNERVKSEVLN from the coding sequence GTGCGACGCCACCTCGCGAAGGCCATGGCGGCAGCCGCCGCCCTCTCGCTCGCCGTCACCGCGTGCGGCTCCTCCGAGCCGGAGGCCGGCGCCAGTGGCGACGGCGGCGGTTCGACGCTGACCGTCACGGTGTGGAACCTCGCCAAGACGCCCGAGTTCAAGGCGCTGTTCGACGCCTTCGAGCAGGCCAACCCCGGCGTCAAGGTGCAGCCGGTGGACATCCTCGCCGACGACTACGCCGAGAAGGTCACCACGATGCTGGCCGGCGGTGACAAGACCGACGTGATCACGATGAAGAACGTCACGGACTACTCGCGCTACTCCAGCCGCGGGCAGCTCGCGGAGATCACGGACCTGGCCAAGTCGGGCGACACCGCCAACCTGGCCGGCCTGGACGCCTTCAACGTGGCCGAGAAGTACTACGCGCTGCCGTACCGGCAGGACTTCTGGCTGCTCTACTACAACAAGAAGTACTTCGAGCAGGCCGGCGTCAAGGCTCCCGAGGCTCTCACCTGGGACGAGTACGGCAAGATCGCCCAGCAGCTCACGAAGTCCGAGGGCGGCAAGAAGGTCTACGGCACCTACCACCACACCTGGCGGTCGGTGGTGCAGGCCATCGCGGCCGCGCAGACCGGCGGCGACCAGCTCAGCGGCGACTACTCGTTCTTCAACGACCAGTACGCCGTCGCACTCGGCCTGCAGAAGGCCGGCGCGGCCATCGACTTCGGCACCGCGATGGCGCAGAAGTCGGACTACCGGACCATGTTCGAGACCGGCGCCACGGCCATGATGCCCATGGGCACCTGGTACATCTCGGGCATCCTGGAGGCCAAGAAGGCCGGCAAGACCGACGTCGACTGGGCCCTGGCCCCGATGCCGCAGCGTCCCGGCGGCTCCGGCGTGACGACGTTCGGCTCGCCGACCGCCTTCGCGGTGAACAAGCGCAGCGAGAACGCCGACCTGGCCAAGAAGTTCGTGCAGTTCGCCGCGGGCAAGGCCGGCGCCGAGGCGATCAGCAAGGTGGGCGTGGTGCCGGCGCTGCAGAGCCCGGAGATCACCGAGGCGTACTTCAAGAACGAGGGCATGCCGACCGACGAGGTGTCGAAGAAGGCGTTCGCGCCGGACAAGGTGAACCTGGAGATGCCGGTCAGCGAGAACACCTCCGACATCGACACGATCCTCAAGGAGGAGCACGAGCTGATCATGGTCGGTGACAAGGCGCCCGCGGACGGCATCCGCTCCATGAACGAGCGTGTCAAGAGCGAAGTGCTCAACTAG
- a CDS encoding carbohydrate ABC transporter permease, with the protein MAHVLTKPAPTAPPAPPRRSRRRRDILVGWSFILPNFVGFALFTLVPMLAAFALAFLEWDSYSAPEWVGLDNFAKLIDDENFHVALRNTLFYAAGHIPLTLVAALGLAMALNRKLRGVPFFRTAAFFPYITSLVAVAVVWNMLFNPTAGPVNQVLEAIGVSDPPRWVASTDWAMPAVIITSVWRDMGYYMVLYLAGLQTIPKEYYEAARVDGANAWQRFWSITVPCLRPTTFFVVVMLTIQSFKVLDLIVVMTDGGPGRSTLVLAQLVYREGITEGQFGYSSAIALVLFVIVLTVTVVQFRINERRSAS; encoded by the coding sequence ATGGCCCACGTATTGACGAAACCGGCGCCGACCGCGCCACCGGCTCCGCCCCGCCGCTCGCGGCGCCGGCGCGACATCCTCGTCGGGTGGAGCTTCATCCTGCCCAACTTCGTCGGCTTCGCCCTCTTCACGCTGGTGCCGATGCTGGCGGCGTTCGCGCTGGCGTTCCTGGAGTGGGACTCCTACAGCGCGCCGGAGTGGGTGGGGCTCGACAACTTCGCGAAGCTGATCGACGACGAGAACTTCCACGTCGCGCTCCGCAACACCCTCTTCTACGCGGCCGGGCACATCCCGCTGACGCTCGTCGCCGCACTCGGCCTGGCGATGGCGCTCAACCGGAAGCTGCGCGGGGTGCCGTTCTTCCGCACCGCGGCGTTCTTCCCGTACATCACCTCGCTGGTCGCCGTCGCCGTGGTGTGGAACATGCTGTTCAACCCGACGGCCGGGCCCGTCAACCAGGTGCTGGAGGCGATCGGCGTCTCCGACCCGCCGCGATGGGTGGCCAGCACCGACTGGGCGATGCCGGCCGTGATCATCACCAGCGTGTGGCGCGACATGGGCTACTACATGGTGCTCTACCTGGCCGGCCTGCAGACCATCCCGAAGGAGTACTACGAGGCGGCCCGGGTGGACGGGGCGAACGCCTGGCAGCGCTTCTGGAGCATCACCGTGCCGTGCCTGCGGCCCACGACGTTCTTCGTGGTCGTCATGCTGACGATCCAGAGCTTCAAGGTCCTCGACCTCATCGTGGTCATGACCGACGGCGGGCCGGGCCGCAGCACGCTGGTGCTGGCGCAGCTCGTCTACCGCGAGGGCATCACCGAGGGGCAGTTCGGCTACTCCTCGGCCATCGCCCTGGTGCTGTTCGTCATCGTGCTCACCGTGACCGTCGTCCAGTTCCGTATCAACGAGCGGAGGAGCGCCTCATGA
- a CDS encoding carbohydrate ABC transporter permease, which translates to MTALHDAPPAAAKPRPPAVSPGDGRQGAAVVRRTLAYLALTVVAVLVLVPFAWMVSSSLKRDNEVFTVPVQWIPDELQWSNFVEIWDRIPLLTYLGNSAFLSVTITLLQLLTGSFAAYGFSKVRFPGRDVLFLVYIATIAVPWQAYMVPQYIMMQQAELTNTYWSIILLQAFGAFGVFLMRQYYMSIPDELCEAARIDGLSEYGIYWRIMLPLSKPALASLALLTFVNTWNDYMGPFIYLTSNELWTVQLGLRSFVGQYDAEYAMIMTGAVLSVLPILVIFLLGQRYFIQGIATSGLKG; encoded by the coding sequence ATGACCGCGCTGCACGATGCTCCCCCGGCCGCCGCCAAGCCGCGCCCGCCGGCCGTGTCCCCGGGGGACGGCCGCCAGGGGGCGGCCGTGGTCCGCAGGACGCTGGCCTACCTGGCGCTCACCGTCGTGGCGGTGCTGGTGCTGGTGCCGTTCGCGTGGATGGTGTCGTCGTCGTTGAAGCGCGACAACGAGGTCTTCACGGTGCCCGTCCAGTGGATCCCCGACGAGCTGCAGTGGTCGAACTTCGTGGAGATCTGGGACCGCATCCCGCTGCTCACCTACCTGGGCAACTCGGCGTTCCTGTCGGTGACGATCACGCTGTTGCAGCTGCTGACCGGCAGCTTCGCCGCCTACGGCTTCTCCAAGGTGCGCTTCCCCGGCCGCGACGTGCTCTTCCTGGTCTACATCGCCACCATCGCGGTGCCGTGGCAGGCCTACATGGTGCCGCAGTACATCATGATGCAGCAGGCCGAGCTGACGAACACCTACTGGTCGATCATCCTGTTGCAGGCGTTCGGCGCGTTCGGCGTGTTCCTCATGCGGCAGTACTACATGTCGATCCCGGACGAGCTGTGCGAGGCGGCGCGGATCGACGGGCTCAGCGAGTACGGGATCTACTGGCGGATCATGCTGCCGCTGTCGAAGCCGGCGCTGGCCAGCCTGGCCCTGCTGACCTTCGTCAACACCTGGAACGACTACATGGGGCCGTTCATCTACCTGACCAGCAACGAGCTGTGGACGGTGCAGCTCGGCCTGCGCTCGTTCGTCGGCCAGTACGACGCCGAGTACGCGATGATCATGACCGGGGCGGTGCTGTCGGTGCTGCCGATCCTGGTGATCTTCCTGCTGGGGCAGCGCTACTTCATCCAGGGCATCGCGACGAGCGGGCTGAAGGGATGA
- a CDS encoding DinB family protein has protein sequence MTPQRDRPPFTADERTQLLGWLGMQRSIIHWKCEGLSDADAHRPVLPASPLMTMAGLVSHLRWTEQCWFEVLFLGGPATGPQFVGEEDADMMVEGVPLAQLLDEYARQCAVSDEIVAAHSLDEVGRHPDFRSAAGNLRWMMLHMIEETARHAGHADAIRELLDGSTGYY, from the coding sequence GTGACCCCTCAACGTGACAGGCCCCCCTTCACCGCGGACGAGCGCACCCAGCTCCTCGGCTGGCTCGGCATGCAGCGCTCGATCATTCACTGGAAGTGCGAGGGGCTGTCCGACGCCGACGCGCACCGGCCGGTCCTGCCCGCCTCGCCGCTGATGACGATGGCGGGCCTCGTCTCCCACCTGCGGTGGACCGAGCAGTGCTGGTTCGAGGTGCTCTTCCTCGGCGGCCCGGCGACCGGCCCGCAGTTCGTGGGGGAGGAGGACGCCGACATGATGGTCGAGGGCGTCCCGCTCGCCCAGCTCCTCGACGAGTACGCGCGGCAGTGCGCGGTGTCCGACGAGATCGTCGCCGCCCACTCCCTCGACGAGGTGGGCAGGCATCCCGACTTCCGTTCGGCCGCCGGCAACCTGCGCTGGATGATGCTGCACATGATCGAGGAGACCGCGCGGCACGCGGGCCACGCGGACGCCATCCGCGAGCTGCTCGACGGCAGCACGGGCTACTACTGA
- the folP gene encoding dihydropteroate synthase — MSDGTTRMFFPEIISPVRRIGQREFDFDRQVAIMAIVNRTPNSFHDRGRTFELSRAVDAACRAVEDGADWVDIGGFAFSADQEPITVAEEIGRVAPVIAEVRAKTDAVISVDTHRAEVARAAVEAGADVINDTNGLREPDIARVAAETGAGVIVTHSLAGPGRAVARPVYTDVVAEVARFLRERVRFALDSGVPAERIVIDPGHDLNKNTYHSLELTRRLDEIAALGYPTLAALSNKDFIGETLDRPQGERTEGTIAANVIAILRGARILRVHDVPSTVAAVRMTEAVLGWRAPVHARHNIV; from the coding sequence GTGAGCGACGGGACCACCAGGATGTTCTTTCCGGAAATCATCTCTCCCGTCCGGCGCATCGGGCAGCGGGAGTTCGACTTCGACCGCCAGGTGGCGATCATGGCGATCGTCAACCGGACGCCCAACTCCTTCCACGACCGGGGGCGGACGTTCGAGCTGTCCCGGGCGGTCGACGCGGCCTGCCGGGCCGTCGAGGACGGCGCCGACTGGGTCGACATCGGCGGCTTCGCCTTCAGCGCCGACCAGGAGCCCATCACGGTCGCCGAGGAGATCGGCAGGGTGGCGCCCGTCATCGCCGAGGTGCGCGCCAAGACCGACGCGGTGATCTCCGTGGACACGCACCGGGCCGAGGTCGCCAGGGCCGCCGTCGAGGCCGGCGCGGACGTCATCAACGACACCAACGGCCTGCGCGAGCCGGACATCGCGCGGGTCGCCGCCGAGACCGGCGCCGGCGTGATCGTCACCCACAGCCTGGCCGGCCCCGGCAGGGCGGTCGCCCGGCCGGTCTACACCGACGTGGTGGCCGAGGTGGCGCGGTTCCTGCGCGAGCGGGTGCGGTTCGCGCTGGACTCCGGCGTGCCGGCCGAGCGGATCGTCATCGACCCGGGCCACGACCTGAACAAGAACACCTACCACTCGCTGGAGCTGACCCGCAGGCTCGACGAGATCGCCGCCCTCGGCTACCCCACCCTGGCGGCGCTGTCCAACAAGGACTTCATCGGCGAGACCCTCGACCGCCCGCAGGGGGAGCGCACGGAGGGCACGATCGCGGCGAACGTGATCGCGATCCTGCGCGGCGCCCGCATCCTCCGGGTCCACGACGTGCCCAGCACGGTGGCGGCGGTCCGCATGACGGAGGCGGTGCTGGGCTGGCGCGCCCCGGTCCACGCCCGGCACAACATCGTGTGA
- a CDS encoding C39 family peptidase: MRALTVLLSTALLATTIATPAASSAALAGERDGAHRAPESFDVRYDRAVFTAGTPEGVTAGDDLAFASPLGVTAYTDALGTKSWEYARWTGPERAVGFPAGELIASWTADIPPGSWMQVEARARNSAGLTKWYVLGRWAYGDRDIRRTSVPGQGDADATVAVDTLVAAADRRIDAYQLRLTLYRTPGSAVRPVVRGLGVMASAVPDRKTVPVSPGGGAWGAELNVPRRSQNVHEGHYPEWDGGGQAWCSPTSMTMVLGYWGRWPSDADTAWVMPSDPDPEVDYAARHTYDHAYKGAGNWPFNTAYAGRFGMEGFITRLRSLTELERLITAGVPVITSQSFKKGELPGAGYGTNGHIMVVVGFTADGDVIANDPASSSNEAVRRVYPRADFENVWLRGSSSGGIAYVIHPPGHDLPAPTPGLPANW; the protein is encoded by the coding sequence ATGCGCGCGTTGACCGTACTCCTGTCCACCGCACTGCTCGCCACCACGATCGCCACCCCCGCCGCGAGCTCCGCCGCCCTCGCCGGCGAGCGCGACGGAGCTCACCGGGCGCCCGAGTCGTTCGACGTCAGGTACGACCGGGCCGTCTTCACCGCGGGCACGCCCGAGGGCGTGACGGCGGGCGACGACCTGGCCTTCGCCTCCCCGCTCGGCGTCACCGCCTACACCGACGCGCTCGGCACCAAAAGCTGGGAGTACGCCCGCTGGACCGGCCCCGAGCGGGCGGTCGGCTTCCCGGCCGGCGAGCTGATCGCCTCGTGGACGGCCGACATCCCGCCGGGAAGCTGGATGCAGGTCGAGGCGCGCGCCCGCAACTCCGCCGGGCTGACCAAGTGGTATGTGCTGGGCCGGTGGGCCTACGGCGACCGCGACATCCGGCGCACCTCCGTGCCCGGCCAGGGCGACGCCGACGCCACCGTGGCCGTCGACACGCTGGTCGCGGCGGCGGACCGGCGGATCGACGCCTACCAGCTCCGCCTCACCCTCTACCGCACGCCCGGCTCCGCGGTGCGGCCGGTCGTGCGCGGCCTCGGCGTGATGGCCTCGGCCGTGCCGGACCGCAAGACCGTCCCGGTCAGCCCGGGCGGCGGCGCGTGGGGCGCCGAGCTGAACGTGCCGCGCCGCTCCCAGAACGTGCACGAGGGCCACTACCCCGAATGGGACGGCGGGGGCCAGGCCTGGTGCAGCCCCACCTCGATGACGATGGTCCTCGGCTACTGGGGCAGGTGGCCGAGCGACGCCGACACCGCCTGGGTCATGCCGTCCGACCCCGACCCCGAGGTCGACTACGCCGCCCGGCACACCTACGACCACGCCTACAAGGGCGCCGGCAACTGGCCGTTCAACACCGCCTACGCGGGCCGCTTCGGCATGGAGGGGTTCATCACCCGCCTGCGCTCGCTGACCGAGCTCGAACGCCTGATCACCGCGGGCGTCCCCGTGATCACCTCGCAGTCGTTCAAGAAGGGCGAGCTGCCGGGCGCCGGCTACGGCACGAACGGTCACATCATGGTCGTCGTCGGCTTCACCGCCGACGGCGACGTCATCGCCAACGACCCGGCCTCCTCCTCCAACGAGGCGGTCCGCCGCGTCTACCCGCGCGCCGACTTCGAGAACGTCTGGCTGCGCGGCTCCAGCAGCGGCGGCATCGCCTACGTCATCCACCCGCCCGGTCACGACCTGCCCGCCCCCACCCCGGGCCTGCCCGCCAACTGGTGA
- a CDS encoding ABC transporter permease, with amino-acid sequence MTALISAEWLRLTTTRLWLWGLLCAIGTGALVGLLAFVGPENFEPPLPGLHTAEGTQVVLGLLGFTTFVPALLGTGAVAAEYRHRTVTTTALFAPRRWTSLAAKLAAYTAGGLAYGLTAATVAGAGLFGAAAVKGVALGLPASTVAELLGRVALTMAVYTLLGVAVGALLRNQVAALVVVGLYAYMVETVLLLIPGVNTLYPFLPGGATAALTGFTFLAEAVATQTGASATHLLPAPAGGAVLLGYALLAAVVAVAAPLRRDIP; translated from the coding sequence ATGACCGCCCTCATCTCGGCCGAATGGCTGCGCCTGACCACCACCCGGCTGTGGCTGTGGGGGCTGCTGTGCGCGATCGGCACCGGCGCCCTCGTCGGCCTGCTCGCGTTCGTCGGCCCGGAGAACTTCGAGCCACCGCTCCCCGGGCTGCACACCGCCGAGGGCACCCAGGTGGTGCTCGGCCTGCTCGGTTTCACCACGTTCGTGCCCGCGCTGCTCGGCACGGGCGCCGTCGCGGCCGAGTACCGGCACCGCACGGTGACCACCACGGCGTTGTTCGCCCCCCGGCGATGGACCTCGCTGGCGGCCAAACTGGCGGCCTACACCGCCGGCGGACTCGCCTACGGCCTGACCGCGGCCACGGTCGCCGGAGCCGGCCTGTTCGGCGCGGCAGCCGTCAAGGGCGTCGCGCTCGGCCTGCCGGCCTCGACGGTGGCTGAGCTGCTGGGCCGGGTCGCGCTGACCATGGCGGTCTACACGCTGCTGGGCGTCGCGGTGGGCGCCCTGCTCCGCAACCAGGTGGCGGCCCTGGTGGTGGTCGGCCTCTACGCGTACATGGTGGAGACCGTGCTGCTCCTCATCCCCGGGGTGAACACGCTCTACCCCTTCCTGCCGGGCGGAGCCACCGCCGCGCTCACCGGCTTCACCTTCCTGGCCGAAGCCGTGGCCACGCAGACCGGCGCCTCGGCCACGCACCTGCTCCCGGCACCGGCGGGCGGCGCGGTCCTGCTCGGCTACGCCCTGCTGGCCGCCGTCGTCGCGGTCGCCGCACCCCTGCGGAGGGACATTCCCTGA
- a CDS encoding ABC transporter ATP-binding protein, protein MTLPIEVRGLTKTFGDVAAVTDLSFDVAPGAVTGFLGPNGAGKTTTMRMMLGLVTPTSGTATFGGARYTDLRRPTSTVGAVLDSAGFHPGHTALDHLRVYARMGRHGEARVRHVAELTGVTAFAGRGTRALSTGMRQRLNLATALLGDPRALLLDEPGNGLDPEGIAWLRRFLRGLAAEGRTILVSSHVLAEIEQLADRVVVISGGRLAATAAVGELSGAPAVHVRSPQAGPLAAALPGARVERLAPDALRIHGLTLPEVAAAAAAASVPLHGITLERPTLEQMFLHLTGGSR, encoded by the coding sequence ATGACCCTGCCCATCGAGGTGCGCGGCCTGACCAAGACCTTCGGCGACGTGGCCGCCGTCACCGATCTCAGCTTCGACGTCGCCCCCGGCGCCGTGACCGGCTTCCTCGGCCCGAACGGCGCCGGCAAGACGACGACCATGCGCATGATGCTCGGCCTGGTGACGCCGACGTCCGGCACCGCCACCTTCGGCGGCGCCCGCTACACCGACCTGCGCCGCCCGACGTCCACCGTGGGCGCCGTCCTCGACAGCGCGGGCTTCCACCCCGGCCACACGGCCCTCGACCACCTGCGCGTGTACGCCCGCATGGGCCGCCACGGCGAGGCCCGGGTCCGGCACGTCGCCGAGCTGACCGGGGTGACGGCGTTCGCCGGGCGCGGCACGCGGGCCCTGTCCACGGGCATGCGCCAGCGGCTCAACCTGGCCACGGCGCTGCTCGGCGACCCGCGGGCGCTGCTGCTCGACGAGCCGGGCAACGGCCTCGACCCCGAGGGCATCGCCTGGCTGCGCCGCTTCCTGCGAGGTCTGGCCGCCGAAGGGCGCACGATCCTCGTCTCCAGCCACGTGCTCGCCGAGATCGAGCAGCTCGCCGACCGGGTCGTGGTGATCAGCGGCGGGCGCCTGGCGGCCACGGCTGCCGTCGGCGAGCTGTCCGGCGCCCCGGCGGTGCACGTGCGTTCCCCGCAGGCCGGCCCGCTGGCCGCCGCGCTGCCCGGGGCGCGCGTGGAGCGCCTCGCGCCCGACGCCCTGCGGATCCACGGCCTGACCCTTCCCGAGGTCGCCGCCGCCGCGGCGGCGGCGAGCGTCCCGCTGCACGGGATCACCCTCGAACGGCCCACCCTGGAGCAGATGTTCCTGCACCTCACAGGAGGTTCCCGATGA
- a CDS encoding GntR family transcriptional regulator, whose amino-acid sequence MHLTLDLDSEIPIYLQIRDRIVESIARGEAKEGDPLPSTRQLAADFGINFHTVNKAYDLLRNQGIIRINRKSGAVIRRDAATGPPEPGFVEDWEERMRVLLAEATVHGLDREDVARRCAAILAGFAPGEKAAL is encoded by the coding sequence GTGCACCTGACCCTCGATCTCGACAGCGAGATTCCGATCTACCTGCAGATCCGGGACCGGATCGTGGAGAGCATCGCCCGCGGGGAGGCCAAGGAAGGAGATCCGCTGCCGTCGACCCGGCAGCTCGCCGCCGACTTCGGCATCAACTTCCACACCGTGAACAAGGCCTACGACCTGCTCCGCAACCAAGGGATCATCCGCATCAACCGCAAGAGCGGCGCCGTCATCCGGCGAGACGCCGCCACGGGGCCGCCCGAGCCGGGCTTCGTGGAGGACTGGGAGGAAAGAATGCGCGTACTGCTGGCGGAGGCCACCGTCCACGGCCTCGACCGTGAGGACGTTGCCCGGAGGTGCGCGGCGATCCTCGCGGGCTTCGCCCCGGGCGAGAAGGCGGCGCTGTGA
- a CDS encoding DUF1648 domain-containing protein, whose product MTLLLAADLAAVVLVACSALMLPALARPTLPFGVRVSADRAADPVIVAERRAFARLTVASAVGAAVVSVAALAVLRHPAVIGATVTVLVVAGALLYHRAHRAVRAAKLAGGWPAEHRQAVTVDTTFRTDPVRVPWPWALPALAVPLLGAGIGAAVYGGLPATLPRFLGFGVDPARRVPTTLTSAFEPVITQAAVTLGAWAIAFVLLRARPDLDAARPRGSARRYRAYLRGVVALLLSTAACLGLGLLISALQLWGVVPATTPWRVAAYLPLAALLGASLLWERKVGQAGHRLPALPGEDDEDSGVVQRDDDRHWHLAGTVYANRRDPAFLLHGRLGTSWTVNLGHPVAWLLLAALAAVTLLAAFGVVDLPRKEGLF is encoded by the coding sequence GTGACCCTGCTCCTCGCCGCCGACCTGGCCGCCGTCGTCCTGGTCGCCTGCTCCGCGTTGATGCTGCCGGCGCTGGCCAGGCCCACGCTGCCGTTCGGGGTGCGGGTCAGCGCCGACCGCGCGGCCGACCCCGTGATCGTGGCCGAGCGCCGCGCCTTCGCCCGGCTCACCGTGGCCTCGGCCGTGGGAGCGGCCGTCGTCTCGGTCGCCGCGCTCGCCGTGCTGCGGCATCCGGCCGTCATCGGCGCCACCGTGACGGTCCTGGTCGTGGCCGGTGCGCTGCTCTACCACCGGGCGCACCGCGCGGTGCGCGCGGCCAAGCTGGCCGGTGGGTGGCCGGCCGAGCACCGCCAGGCCGTGACCGTCGATACCACGTTCCGCACCGACCCGGTGCGGGTGCCCTGGCCGTGGGCGCTGCCCGCGCTGGCCGTGCCGCTACTGGGGGCCGGGATCGGAGCCGCGGTGTACGGCGGGCTGCCGGCCACGCTGCCCCGCTTCCTGGGGTTCGGCGTCGATCCGGCACGGCGGGTGCCCACCACCCTCACCAGCGCCTTCGAGCCGGTGATCACCCAGGCGGCGGTCACCCTGGGCGCCTGGGCGATCGCCTTCGTCCTCCTGCGCGCCCGGCCCGACCTCGACGCCGCCAGGCCCAGGGGTTCGGCCCGCCGCTACCGCGCCTACCTGCGCGGGGTCGTCGCGCTGTTGCTGTCGACGGCCGCCTGCCTCGGCCTGGGCCTGCTGATCTCGGCACTGCAGCTCTGGGGAGTCGTCCCGGCCACGACGCCCTGGCGGGTGGCCGCCTACCTGCCGCTCGCCGCCCTGCTCGGCGCGAGCCTGCTCTGGGAGCGCAAGGTCGGGCAGGCCGGGCACCGGCTGCCCGCCCTGCCCGGCGAGGACGACGAGGACTCCGGCGTGGTGCAGCGCGACGACGACAGGCACTGGCACCTGGCGGGGACGGTCTACGCCAACAGGCGCGATCCCGCGTTCCTGCTGCACGGGCGGCTCGGCACCTCCTGGACGGTCAACCTCGGGCACCCGGTGGCCTGGCTGCTCCTCGCCGCCCTGGCCGCCGTCACCCTGCTGGCCGCCTTCGGCGTCGTCGACCTGCCACGGAAGGAAGGCCTCTTCTGA
- a CDS encoding CGNR zinc finger domain-containing protein, with amino-acid sequence MRIRPLRGEPVGLDLVDTVWVEHDTLLDQFDTPEGVLAWLADHDLPGGDDLERVRDRLTRARAAMRDLLEGRGSAPLNAVLSHGGRRPQVGDDGPYETLVLDDPSWHAAWTAAADLVRELRERPERVRRCGNPRCVLWFLDVSKNGSRRWCRMDVCGNRAKVGRYNRRQRASGEGP; translated from the coding sequence GTGAGGATCCGGCCGCTACGCGGTGAGCCCGTGGGGCTGGACCTGGTGGACACCGTCTGGGTGGAGCACGACACCCTCCTCGACCAGTTCGACACCCCCGAGGGCGTGCTGGCCTGGCTGGCCGATCACGACCTGCCGGGCGGCGACGACCTCGAACGGGTGCGCGACCGGCTGACGCGGGCCCGGGCCGCCATGCGCGACCTGCTCGAAGGGCGCGGCTCCGCGCCGCTCAACGCCGTGCTCTCCCACGGCGGCCGGCGGCCCCAGGTCGGCGACGACGGGCCGTACGAGACGCTGGTGCTGGACGACCCGTCCTGGCACGCCGCGTGGACGGCCGCCGCCGACCTGGTGCGCGAGCTGCGCGAGCGCCCCGAGCGGGTACGGCGCTGCGGCAATCCGCGGTGCGTGCTCTGGTTCCTCGACGTGAGCAAGAACGGCAGCCGCCGCTGGTGCCGGATGGACGTGTGCGGCAACCGGGCCAAGGTCGGCCGCTACAACCGGCGCCAGCGGGCTTCGGGGGAGGGGCCGTAG